Genomic segment of Myxococcus stipitatus:
AGCCAAGGCTCGTGTAGACCTCGCGCATCGCGAGACAGGTGGCCTCGGCTGCCCTGGGGTCCTGCTTGCGCTCGGCGTCCCGGGTGTAGATTCCGGGCCAGTGGGGCGCGATGAAGACGCGTCGATGGTAGCGAAGCACCTTCGCGGCCTTCCAGAGGTACGGTGGCACGGGGATGCCACAGACACGGAGGTATCCGACGACGTCGGGAAGGCCTCGGTCCAGGATGACAGGGCCGCGTTGTGCGCGCGCCGTGCGGTGGGTTCGCAGCTCCCAGCGAAACATCTGCTCGGCGAAGGCGAGCCGGTCTGCCCAGGGGAGCGCGTCGCCGCCTGTGTCGACCTGCTGTTGGATGATGGCTCGGCCGGCTTCGGGCATGGTGCCGAGTCCGTCCGCCGCCAGGGCGTGGATGAGACTGCTCTTGCCGGAGCCGGGGCCACCCGTGATGACGTGAAGATGTGCGGTCATGGTGCTGCGTCGTGCCCTCGGCGGAGGCCGTGGCGGTGGGACGGCTCTTCGCCGCCGGGCCCGCCACGGCTCCTGGCCCATCCTGTTCAACGTGGCTTCGGGTGTGAAGCCACGGAGGGAGGAGGGTCAGCGGAAGATCATGCTGTAGTTATAGCTGGTGCTGGCGCTGGCGAAGTGGGCGCCGCCCGAGGGACAGACGGAGCCCGGTGCGTTGTAGAACATTCCCTGGCACTTGTTGCAGTAGCGCCAGTTCGACTGAAGGTCGGTGGAGTCCCCCACGGAGTGGTGCAGGTGGTAGTCATAGCTTCCGCTCCCGTTGTGGTTGCCGCCCGAAGGACAGACGGAGCTGGAGCTGCCGCCGTAGAACATTCCCTGACACTTGTTGCACCAGCGCCAGCCACCCTGCCAGCCCGCGGTCGGAGCGATGCTGTGCGCCATGTGGTAGTTGTAGCTGCCGGTGTTCACGTGCGTGCCTCCCGCCGGGCAGCGGGAGTTGGTGCTGCCGCCGTAGAACATGCCCTGGCACTTGCTGCACCAGGTCCAGCTGGGCTGCACCGGCGTGTACAGGGTCCGGAGCGCGGAGAGGTCGCCGGCGGCGAACTCGCCCGTCTCGCTCGAGCGGAAGCAGGAGTTCATCAGGGAGCCGCCGACGGTGGCGGTGGCGGGAGTGCCGGGGATGAGGATGGCGCCGACGCCGGCCTGGCCCTCGTCGCCGCCGGTGCCGCAGCTGATGGAGCGGTTGTAGTAGTCGGAGTGGCGGAAGCCGATGGTGTGGCCAAGCTCGTGGGTGATGACGTGCTCGATGACGTCGACGCTGTAGGAGGAGAGTCCACCGCCGATGTTGATGGTCCCATACGGCAGGCCGCCGGAGGGGAAGCCCGCGGAGCCACCGACGACACCGGGCTGGATGACGGCGTTGATGGTGAAGCTGCAGCCGGTGCTCGGCGTGCGAGCCATGGAGAAGGTGAGCGGGAGCTCGTCGTAGTTCTGGATGGCCAGGTCGAGCGCGGTGCTGAAGTTGCCGGTGAAGGTGGAGCCGTTGACGCAGATCTTCGTCAGCGAGGTGTTGATGAGGTTGGTGGTGCGGTACTGCTCCTTCGTGTGGGCGTGGCCCTCGTGCTCGAGCATCTCCCTGGAGGCGGCGAGAGAGACCTCGGCGTCGCGACCGACGTAGACCTTGCCGTCGACGACCATGATGTCGTCGGCCGGGAAGCCGGCCTCGACGAGATTGTTGAGGGTTTCCTGCGTTGCATCGGGCAGCGGCTCGGAACACCCGAACATCAATGCAACACATCCCGCGGCGAGGACGAGACTTCGTGCAAACATGGTGACCCCTTGTTTGAGAACCATGTCGACGGGGTGGCCGCACCAGACGGCTCACGCTCCGGCGACGCCTGGGAAACGCAGTCGAATGAAAGTCGTCGCCTTGAGCGAGGGAATTGTCGCGTAGGGGCGACGTCGGCCCCATGGGGGCTCGGGTTCGCGGTGTCTGGGTTTGAGAACCCCAGGTTGCAACGTCCACGACGTACGTCAGGCCGTGGCGAAAGGGTGGCTCTTCGCCGTCTGGTTCGCCACGGCCGGTGATTTCTTCAGTGTTCGTTGATGTCAGGGACGACGGCTCAGCGGAGAATCAAGCTGTAGTTGCCGCTGACGGCCCCGGTGTGCGCGCCGCCCGAGGGACAGACGGAGCCAGGGTTGCCGCCAAAGAACAACCCCTGGCACTTGTTGCACCAGCGCCAGTTCGACTGAAGGTCGGGCGCCGCCCCCGCGGAGTGGTGCAGGTGGTAGTCCCCGCTCGTGCTCCCGTCATGCGCGCCGCCCGAGGGGCAGACGGAGCCAGGGTTGCCGCCGTAGAACATGCCCTGGCACTTGTTGCACCAGCGCCAGCCGCCCTGCCAGCCCGTGGTGGGCGTGATGCTGTGCGCGATGTAGTAGTTGCCGCTGCCGGAGTTCAGGTGGGCGCCGCCAGCCGGGCAGCGCGAGCCGGGATTGCCGCCGTAGAACAAGCCCTGGCACTTGCTGCACCAGCGCCAGTTGTCCTGCACGGGCGTGTACAGGGTGCGCAGGGCGGAGAGGTCGCCGGCGGCGAACTCGCCTGTCTCGCTCGAGCGGAAGCAGGAGTTCATCAGAGAGCCGCCGACGGTGGCGGTGGCGGGAGTGCCGGGGATGAGGATGGCGCCGACGCCGGCCTGGCCCTCGTCGCCGCCGGTGCCGCAACTGATGGAGCGGTTGTAGTAGTCGGAGTGGCGGAAGCCGATGGTGTGGCCAAGCTCGTGGGTGATGACGTGCTCGATGACGTCGACGCTGTAGGAGGCGAGTCCACCGCCGATGTTGATGGTCCCGTACGGCAGGCCGCCGGAGGGGAAGCCCGCGGAGCCACCGACGACACCTGGCTGGATGACGGCGTTGATGGTGAAGCTGCAGCCGGTGCTCGGCGTGCGAGCCATGGAGAAGGTGAGCGGGAGCTCGTCGTAGTTCTGGATGGCCAGGTCGAGCGCGGTGCTGAAGTTGCCGGTGAAGGTGGAGCCGTTGACGCAGATCTTCGTCAGCGAGGTGTTGATGAGGTTGGTGGTGCGGTACTGCTCCTTCGTGTGGGCGTGGCCCTCGTGCTCGAGCATCTCCCTGGAGGCGGCGAGAGAGACCTCGGCGTCGCGACCGACGTAGACCTTGCCGTCGACGACCATGATGTCGTCGGCCGGGAAGCCGGCCTCGACGAGATTGTTGAGGGTTTCCTGCGTTGCATCGGGCGGTGGCTCGGAACACCCGATGGCCAGTGCAAGACATCCCGCGGCGAGGACGAGACTTCGTGCAAACATGGTGACCCCCTTTTCAGTCCTGAATCGTCGGAACGACCGAACCAGACGGCGCGCTTCCGACGATGCCCGGCACCGTAGTTGAGCCAGGGACACTGTCTCAAGAACCGACGCGCTTTTTGAGAAGGGGCGTGCCTGTGTTCAAGTTTGTGATGTCACAGTGCTTTGAAATACAGCCAGGGCAGTCATTTCGAACCAACGGACTCAGGGAAACCCCTTACGAGTGAGACGTGAGTCCGTCCCCACTCCACCAAGGTCCGTACGGCCTCGGTGAGTGCCTCGCCCGTGGGCGTGAGGGAGTACTCCACGACCTTGGGCGGTTCCGGGTCGAGCACCGTCCGGTGAACCACTCCAGTGGCTTCGAGCTCGCGGAGCTGCTCGAACAGCACCTTCTCGCTGATGCCGGACACCCGGCGCTTGAGTTCGGCGAAGCGCGTGGGGCCGCGGTGCAGCTCGCACAGGATGGGCGACTTCCACTTGCCGCCGATGACCGACAGTGCCGCGTGGAGGCCACAGTCCTGGGGGCTCGACTTCCTCACCATCGTTCCTCCTCCTCGCCACACAGTCCTTACAAATTTGTAAGGACTTGTCCTGCCGCGAAATCTAGCCGAGTAACAGCGATACGCATTTCGCGCAGCTCAACCAAGGACATCAGACGTGAGCACGCATCAGAGCGATGTGACGGTCATGGGACTGGGCAGGATGGGGACGGCACTTGCGAGTGCATTCCTGCGTTCCGGGCGTCGAGTGACGGTGTGGAACCGCACTGCGAATCGCGCCAGACCCCTGCAAGACGCGGGAGCCGTATTCGAGTCCAGCATCGTGGCCGCGGTCCGGGCCAGCCCCTTGGTGGTGGTGTGCGTGTCCGATGGCCCCGCCACCCGGGCCATTCTCGATGCTCCAGAGGTTGCTCCCGCGCTGGCGGGTCGCACGTTGGTTCAGCTCAGCTCCAGTACACCGAGGGAGGCGCGGGACCTGGATGCCTGGGTCCGCGCGCAGAGCGCGGACTTCCTCAGTGGTGCCATCCTCGCGTGGCCGAGCCAGATGGGCACGGAGCAGGCTTCCCTCATCGTCGCGGGGCCCAACGAGGTGCTGCGGCGGAATGAGGCCATGCTCCGCTCCCTGGTGGGGACGCTCGAACATGCGGGCGAGGAAGTGGGGGCGGCCTGCGCCCTGTGCGCGGCGGTCCTGTCGTACATGGCCGGGCACTGGATTGGTTTCGCCCACGGCGCACGCATCTGTCAGGCAGAGGGACTGAAGCTCTCCGACTTCGGTGAGACGCTGGCGGCCTTTGCTCCGGGTCTCGGGCAGGACGCTCGCCACATGGCGCAGGTCATCGACTCGGGTCGCTACGCCCAACCCGAGACCACTCTGGCGGCGGTGGGCAGCGATATCGCCCGGCTGGTCAAGCTCTCGCGAGAGGACGCGCTCAGCGCCGAGTGGCCGCGCTTTGCCGCCGGCATCTTCCGTCAGGCCATCGAGGCCGGACTTGGCGCCGAGGAGACCGCGGCCGTGTTCAAGGTGCTGCACGGGGACACCTTGTCCTGAGTGGACACGATCCGAGTGGCGGCCTACTTCCCAGTCCGGGAGTGGGGCGCCTTGACGGGCTTGGACTCGGGGCTGCCCTTCTCTCGCAGCCAGATGGAGAGCAGCACCAACGTCGCCACCGAGAGGAACTCGCTTTGCCAGTTCTGGAAGGACTCGAACCAGAAGGTGGATGAGACGAAGTACTCGCCCAATGTCTTGCCTGGCTGCCCGTGCTGCTGGGCCTCCTTGTTGTGGGCGGCGACTCCCGCCCAGGCGTGGAGGACGAAGGAGAGGACGAACAAGGAGAGAAACGTGATGGAGAGTGAGTGGCTGTAGAGCTTGAGCCTCAGTCCTCCGCGCTTCACGGACGCAGGTGAGTCCGGCTCGGCCTTCAGGTCGTCTTCCTCCTCCGCGGGGTTGGCATCCGGGTCCCTGGATTCCCCAGAGCCGCGCTGGAAGAGGAGGGCGGCGAGGAGGACGTAGGCGCCCATCTGCAGGAACTCGCTCTCCCAGTTCTCGAAGACGGACTCGAGGAAGTCCCCCGAGGTGAGGTACTGCCCGAAGGACGAGAGAGGCTGACCATGCTCTCGGGCCTCCTCGTTGGAGTGGAGATGGCCCGCGATGCTGTGCCCGATGAGCGACAGGCCGAACAGGACGAGGAGGGCAATGGACAGGCCATTGTCCCGCAGGAAACGTTTCCCCTTCGCCACTCGCTCCTCCCAGGCGTCGCCCTCGGAGGGAAGGTGCTCATCCTTCGCGCGGATGCAGCATCCGCGGGCTTAGAAGAAGCTCTCCGGCACGAAGACGATGTCGCCCGGCTGCAGGAGGAAGTTCTTCTCCCGGCCCACGCCAATGTCCTCGACGGGAACGCGAATCTTGCGCTCCTGCCCGTCGACCACCCGCGTCACCAGCGTGGTGTTCTTCGCCGCGAGCTTGGTGAAGCCCCCCGCCAGGGTGATGGCCTGGACGATGGACATCTCTCCATCCACCGGGAAGGTGCCGGGCTTCTGCACCTCGCCGAAGACGAAGACCTTCTGCGAGTTGTACTCGCGAATCAGCACCGACACCTGGGGCCTGCGCACGTACCGTCCCAGGCACTCGCGCAGCGAGTCCGCCGCCGTGCTGGGCGTCTGCCCCTTCAGCGGTACCTTCCCGCACAGCGGATAGTCGATGGTGCCTTCCGGCGACAGGCGCCAGGTTCCCGAGTGCTCGGGCTCCTGGAAGACGCGCACCTCCACCACGTCGCCCGGGCCCAGGGTTCCTCCCCCAGCGCGGACCGCTCCCGCCTCCGCGGCCGGAGTCGGTGCGGGAGGCGGAGGCCGCGGCGTCGAGCCGAAACACGCGGACAGCGCTCCCGGCAGGAGCAACGCAAGGCCAAGGCGAAGGGTTCTCATCCGGGTGAAGTCCTCGTGAGCGGGGACGCCTCCGACGCCGCGAGGCTCAGTACGTCACCACGATGCGAGCATACCCCTCATGGCGCGTGTAGTTCAGACCGCCGCCATCCACCGAGGACGAGCGCTTGCTGAGCGTGTAGCCCATGGCGCCCGTGAGCCACGGACGGAACTGGTACTCGGGGCCCGTGTCCACCGTCACCACCGTGTCGTCGCGCGCGCCGGCGAAGCTCAGGAAGTCCACCGCGCCCGCGGCTCTCAGCGTCAGCTTGCCGCCCAGGAGCGAGCGCACCTCGGCGTAGCCCCGGTCGTCCCGGAAGATGCCGTAGGCCGCCACGGGCTCCATCGTGCGCAGGTAGCCGCCCTTGAACGTCAGCGTGGGGCCATACAGGTACGTGCCCTCGAGCTGCGCGATGAGCGTCCCGCCGCCCGGGTCCCCGAAGTTCTGCCCCCAGCCCACCTTGGCCGTCACAGCCACCTTGGGCGACACCAGGCCCGCGACACCGACGAGCGCGCGCAGGAGTGTGGCCTCGGGGCCCCCGTCGTTGAAGTACCGGCGCATGTCCACGCCGGTGTCCAACACGAACGCCGTCTTCGGCAGGAAGCGCCAGCGGCTCTCCAGGCCCACGCGCAGGTTGCCGTAGTCGAAGCGGTCCGCGCGCAGCGGGTCGCACACGCCGTCGCCACAGTCCACCGGCGCCGAGGCCGCGAGAGGCTCGAAGAACTCCAGGGCGTACGCCACGCTCGGCGCCACCTCGACGGCGCCGCCGCCCGGCTTCCAGGGCAGCCTCGCCTTGGCCTCGTTGTAGAGGCTCAGGATGCCCGCACCAATCGCCGTGGTGCGGGTCCGGTCGGAGCGCGCGAACTGGTCCGACAGCTCCAGCGACAGCGGCGCGTCCGGGTTGATGCGTGCCAGGAGGTCCGCCGCGCCCGCCATGTGCGAGGCCGCGCCGGAGCCCTTCGTCATCAGCCCCGTGAAGAGCACGTAGTCCAGGTTGGCGTTCAGGTTGAACGCCAGCCGCGAGGACGGGATGTCCAGCCGGAAGCCCGGCCGGAAGTGCAGGGCGACCTCGCCGGACAGGTCCGGGGACACGCCTCCGGGCAGCTGCTCCTGGGCGTCGTTGAAGTAGCCCACGCCGCTGTCCACGCGGCTCATCAGCTCGAAGTACGGGTGCAGGCGGCCGTTGCCGACCTTGATGCCGTTGCCGCCCGTGGACGGGGGCGAGACGATGTCTTGGGCCTGTGCCACGCCACTGGACGCCGTCAGCGCCAGCCCGCAGAGCATCCCCCGGATTGTCCCTCGCAGCGTCATGGCTCGCAGTGGCTTCCCGGCGGGAGGGTGTACACGCTCCCACCACTCCCCAGGACGACCCGGGGCGTCATAGCACGCGAGATTTCGGGGACCGAGGTTTTGTTCGACACGGGGACGCTACTCGACGGGGCTGGCGGGAGGCGGGCGGACGAGGACTTCGTCGGGAGGCGGCGGGCGGGTGGGGTCTCCGCCCGGCAGGTTCTCCGGCTCCTCCACCTCGACGAAGAGGTTCTCGTCGGTGCGGAAGGCCAGCTGGCCGATGCACTCCTCGGCCTCCGAGCGCAGCTGCGCCACCTTCTGCTGGGCGATCATCACCTTGGTGTATTCGTGCTCGCTGGTGGCGACCTCGCGCCGCGTGAGGGCTTCCTGGAGCGACACGTCCGCCTGCTCGGAGATGCGCAGCAGGCCCTTGATCTGGGTGAGCTTCTCGTTGGCGCAGTTGAGCTTCACCACGTCCTTGGTGCGGCGGGCTTCCTCCACCTTGCCGAGCACCTGGCGGAGCACCTCGCGCATCGTGCCGAGCGCCTGGGTGCTGCGCTCCAGCTTCTGCGTGTCCGGTACTTCACTGGCCTTCTCGAGCGCGGCCGTGGCGGCGGGAGCACGGGGCGAAGGCGCCGGTCCCTGAGCGACGGCCACTCCAGTGGCAACGACGACGGCGACCATTCCGACAGTGCGCATACGCCTCAAGGCTCTCCCGGCCCTTCCCATTGGATCAAAGCGTAGAAGGCGGGGGAGGGGGTGTCAACGCGACGAACCCCCAGTTATTCAGTGGTTACCGGGGTGCCGGGCCTTGCGGACCCGCTCCCGGCGTGAATCGAGCTACCCTGTTGGAGAGAAGACGAACGGGTAGGAGACGGTGGCGGCGTCGTCGGGCTTGAAGGGGAACACCCACCCGCGGATGGCGGCGCGGATGCAGCTGGCGACGGCCTCGCTGCCCAGGGTGTTCTCGTCAATCTCGAAGTCGCCCACGCGGCCCGAGGGGAGGATGGAGAAGCGCACCACCACCTTGCCCTTGAGGTTGGGGTTTCGCTTGAGCTCCTTCTCGTAGCAGCTCTGGATGGCGCCCTTGCGCGCGCGGACGTAGCGGGCCAGCGCGTCGCGGTCCACATCGGAGCTGTCCACCTCCGGGGCGGACTCCTGGACGCGGCCCTTCACTTCGACTTCCTTCTTCGTGCCCAGGTCGACCTTGCCGCCGCCCTGTGTGCCCAGCTCTCCGATGCCCGTCACGGTGCCGGTGCCGCCACCGCGAGGCCCGGTGCCCTTGCCGACGGAGGCCTCGTTGGCGACGCCCACGCCGCCCGCGCCCTGGAGCGCGGCGGCGATGTCGCTGCCTCCGCTGGCGCCGCCCAGCACGTCCTGGAACGCACCGGAGCCGGAGCCGCGCGAGCCCAGCATCTTCAGGAGGCCCTTGTCGGAGACCTTCTTCACCATCTCTGCGTGGCGCTCGGCCGAGGCGACAGCGGCGGGCTTCTCCGTCGAGGGCTTGTCCGCGCCGTCCTTGGGCTCGGGCGACGGCGTGTCCTCCTTGGGGGCCTCGGTGGGGCCGGGGGCCGCCGTCTTCGCGGGCTCGGGGGGGCGCTGGGGGATGATGGCGCGCACGAAGCGGTCATCGAGCTGGTCCAGCGCCAGCTCCTGCTCCTTGGGGGCCTCGGCGGCGAGGATGATGGCCGCGCCGGAGAAGTGGATGAGGAGCGAGGCCGCGAGGATGCCGAAGAAGACGCGGTCCATCGTCTTCCAGCGGCTGACGCGCACGTCCGAGGGGAGAATCGGACGGGACTCCTCGGCGGGCGGCGCGACGAACTGGAAGAAGAGGGTGGCGTCGCCCAGCTCCACCTTGCCTCGGGCGCTCTCCTGGAGCGGGAGGATGTAGAGGTCGCCCCGGCGCGAGGCGAGCCCCTGGGAGCGCAGGGCGTCGAAGTCCACATCGGAGGAGCCGAGGTTGACGCGGCCCTGCATGGACTCGTTGATGACGAGCTGGAACTGCTGGCCCTGGTTCTCGAACACGCCGAAGCGCGCGGGACGGTCGTCGGAGGCGGGCAGGACGATGGTGTTGCGCGCGTCGTGCCCGATGGTGACGGTGTCCCGCCGGACGTGGTGCTCCTCGACAATCTGGCCGTTCTGGATGAGGCCGACGCGGAGCAGCTTGGATGGCGAAGGGGCTGCCATGGACTAGAAGGGCTCCTGCTCGACGCTCTTCTCGACCTTGGGCACGAAGCTCTCCGTGCGGTTGAGCTCGTCGAAGCTCAGGTTCGAGCGGGGGAGGATGTAGAACGCCTGGGGCTTCTGGATGCGGCCCTCGACGGTGAGCGCGTCCAGGCGGATGACCTTGCCGTGGCGCGGAGCCTTCTTGGCCGCCGTGGCTTCGGTGCTGGACGTGGCCTGGCGGGTGCTCTGCGCGGAGGACCGGGCGGAGTCCTGCGCGAGCACGGGCGAAGCGGCGAGCAGCACGAAGAGGGCGAGAGGGGCGCGCATGGCGGTCCTAGTTCTTGTCGGTGGCCAGCTTACCCGAGCCTGACTGTTCCGGGGCGCTCTCGGCGGTGGGCGCCGTCTGGGGCTTCGTGTCGGCGGGGGTTCCAGCGGCTTCCACGGGAGCAGGCGCGGGGGCCGGCGACGTGTGGGCGGGTGGGGCGACGTGGGCGGGCGTCTCGGGGGCGGGGGCCTGTTTCGCCGGCTCCTGCTTCGCCTTCTCCGCCTCGGCCGCCTTGCGGAGCTGGTCCTTGCGCTCGCGCTCGAGGCGGCGCTCCTCGCGCTCGATGCTCTTGCGCGCGTCCTTCGTGTACTGGGGGATGCGGTCGTCGCGTCCGCCCTGGGACTGGTACTGCTCGAAGTACGTGAGGGCGGTCTTGAAGCGGGTGATGGCGTCCTGCCCGGGGGGCTCGACGTCGAGGTACAGGATGGCGAGGTTGAAGAGCGGGTCCGGCTGGCCGGGCCGCAGCGCGAGCACCTTCTCGTATTCGGCCTTGGCGCGCTCGAAGTCTCCCTGGCCCCGGTAGGCATTGCCCAGGTTGAGGCGGGCGGCGGCGAAGTCCGGCGCGGCGCGCACGGCGGCCTCGAGCTCCGTCACCGCGGCGGGATAGTCCTGGGCCTCGTTGAGCATCGCGCCGAAGTTGTTGTGAGCCTCCGCGAAGTCCGGCTGGAGCTTCGCGGCCTCCTTGAACTCCTCCAGCGCCTGCGGCTTGACCTTGAGCCCCAGGTAC
This window contains:
- a CDS encoding AAA family ATPase yields the protein MTAHLHVITGGPGSGKSSLIHALAADGLGTMPEAGRAIIQQQVDTGGDALPWADRLAFAEQMFRWELRTHRTARAQRGPVILDRGLPDVVGYLRVCGIPVPPYLWKAAKVLRYHRRVFIAPHWPGIYTRDAERKQDPRAAEATCLAMREVYTSLGYELVPLPLTSVSERVRFVRSHLEQD
- a CDS encoding M57 family metalloprotease is translated as MFARSLVLAAGCVALMFGCSEPLPDATQETLNNLVEAGFPADDIMVVDGKVYVGRDAEVSLAASREMLEHEGHAHTKEQYRTTNLINTSLTKICVNGSTFTGNFSTALDLAIQNYDELPLTFSMARTPSTGCSFTINAVIQPGVVGGSAGFPSGGLPYGTINIGGGLSSYSVDVIEHVITHELGHTIGFRHSDYYNRSISCGTGGDEGQAGVGAILIPGTPATATVGGSLMNSCFRSSETGEFAAGDLSALRTLYTPVQPSWTWCSKCQGMFYGGSTNSRCPAGGTHVNTGSYNYHMAHSIAPTAGWQGGWRWCNKCQGMFYGGSSSSVCPSGGNHNGSGSYDYHLHHSVGDSTDLQSNWRYCNKCQGMFYNAPGSVCPSGGAHFASASTSYNYSMIFR
- a CDS encoding M57 family metalloprotease; this translates as MFARSLVLAAGCLALAIGCSEPPPDATQETLNNLVEAGFPADDIMVVDGKVYVGRDAEVSLAASREMLEHEGHAHTKEQYRTTNLINTSLTKICVNGSTFTGNFSTALDLAIQNYDELPLTFSMARTPSTGCSFTINAVIQPGVVGGSAGFPSGGLPYGTINIGGGLASYSVDVIEHVITHELGHTIGFRHSDYYNRSISCGTGGDEGQAGVGAILIPGTPATATVGGSLMNSCFRSSETGEFAAGDLSALRTLYTPVQDNWRWCSKCQGLFYGGNPGSRCPAGGAHLNSGSGNYYIAHSITPTTGWQGGWRWCNKCQGMFYGGNPGSVCPSGGAHDGSTSGDYHLHHSAGAAPDLQSNWRWCNKCQGLFFGGNPGSVCPSGGAHTGAVSGNYSLILR
- a CDS encoding helix-turn-helix domain-containing protein, with the translated sequence MVRKSSPQDCGLHAALSVIGGKWKSPILCELHRGPTRFAELKRRVSGISEKVLFEQLRELEATGVVHRTVLDPEPPKVVEYSLTPTGEALTEAVRTLVEWGRTHVSLVRGFPESVGSK
- a CDS encoding DUF6766 family protein, with the translated sequence MAKGKRFLRDNGLSIALLVLFGLSLIGHSIAGHLHSNEEAREHGQPLSSFGQYLTSGDFLESVFENWESEFLQMGAYVLLAALLFQRGSGESRDPDANPAEEEDDLKAEPDSPASVKRGGLRLKLYSHSLSITFLSLFVLSFVLHAWAGVAAHNKEAQQHGQPGKTLGEYFVSSTFWFESFQNWQSEFLSVATLVLLSIWLREKGSPESKPVKAPHSRTGK
- a CDS encoding polysaccharide biosynthesis/export family protein, with amino-acid sequence MRTLRLGLALLLPGALSACFGSTPRPPPPAPTPAAEAGAVRAGGGTLGPGDVVEVRVFQEPEHSGTWRLSPEGTIDYPLCGKVPLKGQTPSTAADSLRECLGRYVRRPQVSVLIREYNSQKVFVFGEVQKPGTFPVDGEMSIVQAITLAGGFTKLAAKNTTLVTRVVDGQERKIRVPVEDIGVGREKNFLLQPGDIVFVPESFF
- a CDS encoding AgmX/PglI C-terminal domain-containing protein; the protein is MAAPSPSKLLRVGLIQNGQIVEEHHVRRDTVTIGHDARNTIVLPASDDRPARFGVFENQGQQFQLVINESMQGRVNLGSSDVDFDALRSQGLASRRGDLYILPLQESARGKVELGDATLFFQFVAPPAEESRPILPSDVRVSRWKTMDRVFFGILAASLLIHFSGAAIILAAEAPKEQELALDQLDDRFVRAIIPQRPPEPAKTAAPGPTEAPKEDTPSPEPKDGADKPSTEKPAAVASAERHAEMVKKVSDKGLLKMLGSRGSGSGAFQDVLGGASGGSDIAAALQGAGGVGVANEASVGKGTGPRGGGTGTVTGIGELGTQGGGKVDLGTKKEVEVKGRVQESAPEVDSSDVDRDALARYVRARKGAIQSCYEKELKRNPNLKGKVVVRFSILPSGRVGDFEIDENTLGSEAVASCIRAAIRGWVFPFKPDDAATVSYPFVFSPTG
- a CDS encoding tetratricopeptide repeat protein; amino-acid sequence: MRTPRLTALLVSSGLFLSACASGPETRPAADSATGKAVTAPAVVQPPPRDKVKDFEQAVATARTGELAAAESALSALVTDDPKLDYAWTNLGIVQERLGRNEDAERSYRQALTVAPEQESAWDCLTRLYGRTNRSAAMETELRGLLETKPDSVPLRTSLAVSLLQQKKLEPAASEAKRALKVDERHTRAMQVLAQVYYREGKHELARMVLENARDIAPGDAATRNMLGLVYLGLKVKPQALEEFKEAAKLQPDFAEAHNNFGAMLNEAQDYPAAVTELEAAVRAAPDFAAARLNLGNAYRGQGDFERAKAEYEKVLALRPGQPDPLFNLAILYLDVEPPGQDAITRFKTALTYFEQYQSQGGRDDRIPQYTKDARKSIEREERRLERERKDQLRKAAEAEKAKQEPAKQAPAPETPAHVAPPAHTSPAPAPAPVEAAGTPADTKPQTAPTAESAPEQSGSGKLATDKN